The Micromonospora krabiensis genome window below encodes:
- a CDS encoding MarR family winged helix-turn-helix transcriptional regulator has translation MTESLDSARLAAWRAYIESSQRLFTRLEDDLRADDELSFADYHVLVLLSEAPGQRLRMGELASRLIFSPSRLTYQISSMQRRGLVTRQPCPDDRRGSEAVLTAAGLLTLREAAPHHLASVRTHFMDDLDDAEVACLTRIFERLGQRLRSTRDASTPHATS, from the coding sequence GTGACCGAGAGCCTGGACAGCGCCCGACTCGCCGCCTGGCGGGCGTACATCGAGTCCAGCCAGCGGCTGTTCACGCGGCTGGAGGACGACCTGCGCGCGGACGACGAGCTGAGCTTCGCCGACTACCACGTGCTGGTGCTGCTCTCCGAGGCTCCCGGTCAGCGGCTGCGGATGGGTGAGCTGGCGAGCCGGCTGATCTTCTCGCCCAGCCGCCTGACCTACCAGATCTCCTCGATGCAGCGGCGGGGCCTGGTCACCCGGCAACCCTGCCCGGACGACCGGCGCGGCAGCGAGGCGGTGCTCACCGCCGCCGGGCTGCTGACCCTGCGGGAGGCCGCACCCCACCACCTGGCGTCGGTGCGGACCCACTTCATGGACGACCTCGACGACGCCGAGGTCGCCTGCCTCACCCGGATCTTCGAACGCCTCGGCCAACGGCTCCGGTCGACCCGGGACGCCTCGACCCCCCACGCCACGAGTTAG
- a CDS encoding pirin family protein: protein MPAITVDNVLVLPRLPRLEESTAFRPVRRLTTAPSGFEGEGFPVRRAFAGVPLTELDPFIHLDQMGEVDYAPGEPKGTPWHPHRGFETVTYIIDGVFDHQDTHGGGGTITDGDTQWMTAGSGLLHIEAPPEHLVMSGGLFHGTQLWVNLPRVAKMNPPRYQDIRGKESALLTTPDGGALIRVIAGEIAGHRGPGSTHTPITITHVTVQPGAQVDLPWRPEFNALAYVLGGRGTVGTDRRPVHTGQLAVHGPGDALRFTADARQDAHTPALDLYIMGGQPIREPVAHYGPFVMNTRDELLQAFEDFQAGKLGVIPAERLPHTGGQGPRP from the coding sequence ATGCCCGCGATCACCGTCGACAACGTCCTCGTCCTGCCCCGCCTGCCCCGCCTGGAGGAGTCCACCGCCTTCCGGCCGGTCCGCCGACTCACCACCGCGCCGAGCGGTTTCGAGGGCGAGGGTTTCCCGGTCCGCCGGGCCTTCGCCGGGGTGCCGCTGACCGAGCTGGACCCGTTCATCCACCTGGACCAGATGGGCGAGGTCGACTACGCCCCGGGCGAACCGAAGGGCACCCCGTGGCACCCGCACCGCGGCTTCGAGACCGTCACGTACATCATCGACGGTGTCTTCGACCACCAGGACACGCACGGTGGCGGCGGCACCATCACCGACGGCGACACCCAGTGGATGACGGCCGGCAGCGGCCTGCTGCACATCGAGGCCCCGCCGGAGCACCTGGTGATGAGCGGCGGGCTGTTCCACGGCACGCAGCTGTGGGTCAACCTCCCCCGGGTCGCCAAGATGAACCCGCCGCGCTACCAGGACATCCGCGGCAAGGAGTCGGCTCTGCTGACCACACCGGACGGTGGCGCGCTGATCCGGGTGATCGCCGGTGAGATCGCCGGGCACCGGGGACCGGGCTCGACCCACACCCCGATCACCATCACCCACGTGACGGTGCAGCCGGGCGCGCAGGTCGACCTGCCCTGGCGGCCGGAGTTCAACGCCCTGGCGTACGTGCTGGGCGGCCGGGGCACCGTCGGCACCGACCGTCGGCCGGTGCACACGGGTCAGCTCGCGGTGCACGGGCCGGGCGACGCCCTGCGCTTCACCGCGGACGCCCGGCAGGACGCCCACACGCCGGCCCTGGACCTCTACATCATGGGCGGCCAGCCGATCCGGGAGCCGGTGGCCCACTACGGCCCGTTCGTCATGAACACCCGGGACGAGCTGCTCCAGGCGTTCGAGGACTTCCAGGCCGGCAAGCTCGGGGTCATCCCGGCGGAGCGGCTGCCCCACACCGGGGGTCAGGGCCCGCGGCCGTGA
- a CDS encoding phospholipase D family protein — protein sequence MSTSGRAEAQPQREWFLTAAERANPMSELPVWADGNLVEPLIHGATYFDRLVTEVESLTAGDHLFFTDWRGDPDQLLRPDGPTVAQLFARAAQRGVVVKGLIWRSHLDTLSYSEAENRDLSEVISAAGGEVLLDQRVRRGGSHHQKLVVLRHPAAPERDVAFAGGIDLCHSRRDDDAHRGDPQAVRMSSRYGPRPPWHDVQLALRGPVVGALDTLFRERWTDPMPLDSENPLAYLRDRLRGADLRPDPLPEQPADPPPCGPHRVQVLRTYPAVRPRYSFAPDGERTVARGYTKAVRRARRLIYLEDQYLWSTEVADLFARALRDNPQLHLVAVVPRHPDVDGRWALPPNMVGREQALSLCQRAAPDRVHVFDLENHEGGPVYVHAKVCVVDDVWASVGSDNFNRRSWTHDSELSCAVWDDIRDERAPTDPAGQGDGARGFARELRLRLWREHLDRDPDGGQDTDLLDPAEAVAAMTAAADRLQRWYDEGQVGPRPPGRLRPHRPERLAWHTRAWALPVYRLVYDPDGRPLRARRSGTW from the coding sequence ATGTCGACCTCGGGGAGGGCAGAGGCCCAGCCGCAGCGGGAGTGGTTTCTCACCGCGGCCGAACGCGCCAACCCGATGTCGGAGTTACCCGTCTGGGCCGACGGAAACCTGGTCGAGCCGCTAATTCACGGCGCGACCTACTTCGACCGGCTGGTCACCGAGGTGGAGTCGCTGACCGCCGGTGACCATCTGTTCTTCACCGACTGGCGGGGCGACCCCGACCAATTGCTGCGGCCCGACGGCCCCACCGTGGCGCAGCTGTTCGCCCGGGCGGCGCAGCGCGGCGTCGTGGTCAAGGGGCTGATCTGGCGGTCGCACCTCGACACGCTGTCCTACAGCGAGGCGGAGAACCGCGACCTCAGCGAGGTGATCTCCGCCGCGGGCGGCGAGGTGCTGCTCGACCAGCGGGTCCGCCGCGGCGGCTCGCACCACCAGAAACTGGTGGTGCTGCGGCATCCGGCGGCCCCGGAGCGGGACGTCGCCTTCGCCGGCGGCATCGACCTGTGCCACAGCCGGCGGGACGACGACGCCCACCGGGGCGACCCGCAGGCGGTCCGCATGTCGTCCCGTTACGGCCCGCGTCCGCCCTGGCACGACGTGCAGCTCGCGCTGCGCGGCCCGGTGGTCGGGGCGCTGGACACGCTCTTCCGGGAACGGTGGACCGACCCCATGCCGCTGGACTCGGAGAATCCGCTGGCCTACCTGCGGGACCGGCTGCGCGGCGCCGACCTGCGGCCGGATCCGCTGCCGGAACAGCCCGCCGACCCGCCGCCGTGCGGGCCGCACCGGGTCCAGGTGCTGCGCACCTACCCGGCCGTCCGCCCCCGCTACTCGTTCGCCCCGGACGGCGAGCGGACGGTCGCCCGGGGCTACACCAAGGCCGTACGCCGGGCCCGGCGCCTGATCTACCTGGAGGACCAGTACCTGTGGTCGACCGAGGTGGCCGACCTGTTCGCGCGCGCCCTGCGGGACAACCCGCAGCTGCACCTGGTCGCGGTGGTCCCGCGCCATCCGGACGTGGACGGTCGGTGGGCGCTGCCGCCGAACATGGTCGGCCGGGAGCAGGCGCTCTCGCTCTGCCAGCGGGCGGCGCCCGACCGGGTGCACGTGTTCGACCTGGAGAACCACGAGGGCGGCCCGGTCTACGTCCACGCGAAGGTCTGCGTGGTCGACGACGTCTGGGCCAGCGTGGGCAGCGACAACTTCAACCGCCGCTCGTGGACGCACGACAGCGAACTGTCGTGCGCGGTGTGGGACGACATTCGCGACGAGCGGGCACCGACCGACCCGGCCGGTCAGGGCGACGGCGCGCGGGGCTTCGCCCGGGAGCTGCGGTTGCGGCTGTGGCGCGAGCACCTGGACCGCGACCCGGACGGCGGGCAGGACACCGACCTGCTCGACCCGGCCGAGGCGGTCGCCGCCATGACCGCCGCCGCCGACCGGCTCCAACGGTGGTACGACGAGGGGCAGGTCGGCCCCCGGCCGCCGGGCCGGTTGCGCCCGCACCGGCCGGAGCGGCTGGCGTGGCACACCCGGGCGTGGGCGCTGCCGGTGTACCGGCTCGTCTACGACCCGGACGGTCGCCCGCTACGCGCCCGCCGCTCCGGTACGTGGTGA
- a CDS encoding acetoacetate decarboxylase family protein yields the protein MLDPVAPQLVVNSRSLYFSWLPADPGAVAALVPVGLRPRPDRQVFLNQYVVDDETQTSGFGAYSLTYLGVSLSGVDAPGGINPGGWWTHYVTSSPGVLAYAEARGAPASLGRTVIDVHRGALVAETELDGVPVIRARCRVGETGHVVSSGHHRYFTRRHGKLVSSTYPYLAEPVTPFEIESVEFLEPEHPVYALRPANPLVISWGFYSPRASFAYPGGLTTHHGEAGLPGELVGVSPRTGAAGA from the coding sequence GTGCTCGACCCTGTCGCTCCCCAGCTCGTCGTGAACAGCCGTTCCCTCTACTTCAGCTGGCTGCCGGCGGATCCGGGTGCGGTCGCCGCGCTGGTGCCGGTCGGGCTGCGACCCCGCCCGGACCGGCAGGTCTTCCTCAACCAGTACGTCGTCGACGACGAGACCCAGACCTCGGGCTTCGGCGCCTACAGCTTGACCTACCTCGGGGTGTCGCTGAGCGGGGTGGACGCCCCCGGCGGCATCAACCCGGGCGGCTGGTGGACGCACTACGTCACGTCCAGCCCCGGCGTGCTCGCCTACGCCGAGGCGCGCGGCGCCCCCGCCAGCCTCGGCCGTACCGTCATCGACGTCCACCGCGGCGCGCTGGTCGCCGAGACGGAGCTCGACGGCGTGCCGGTGATCCGGGCGCGCTGCCGGGTGGGGGAGACCGGCCACGTCGTCAGCAGCGGGCACCACCGCTACTTCACCCGTCGCCACGGCAAGCTGGTCAGCTCGACCTACCCCTACCTCGCCGAGCCGGTGACGCCGTTCGAGATCGAGTCGGTGGAGTTCCTGGAACCGGAGCACCCCGTGTACGCGCTCCGCCCGGCCAACCCGCTCGTCATCTCCTGGGGCTTCTACTCCCCGCGCGCCTCGTTCGCCTACCCCGGCGGCCTCACGACCCACCACGGTGAGGCCGGGCTCCCCGGGGAGCTGGTGGGCGTCTCACCACGTACCGGAGCGGCGGGCGCGTAG
- a CDS encoding SigB/SigF/SigG family RNA polymerase sigma factor encodes MTAPAINDRMTSTTPTTTEKLDPRALSDSAADLLNAMAALPANHPSRAALRDRAIEAWLPLANHLAHRYSGRGEPTDDLAQTAAVGLIKAIDKFDPSRGVDFAGYAIPTIIGELKRHFRDRTWDIRVPRRLQELRLAISDANSSLLQTLGRSPTVADIAAHLNLTEEEVLEGLEGARAYNAVSLSTPTGDGDRATELGDMLGGEDAEFELAELRVALGPALATLDEREQKILTLRFYGNLTQSQIAEQIGVSQMHVSRLLARALTKLRGQLDGTY; translated from the coding sequence ATGACCGCGCCAGCGATCAACGACCGAATGACGAGCACGACCCCGACCACCACCGAGAAGCTCGACCCTCGGGCACTCTCCGACAGCGCCGCCGACCTGCTCAACGCGATGGCCGCGCTGCCCGCCAACCACCCGTCGCGCGCTGCCCTGCGCGACCGGGCCATCGAGGCCTGGCTCCCGCTCGCCAACCACCTCGCCCACCGCTACAGCGGCCGGGGTGAGCCGACCGACGACCTGGCGCAGACCGCCGCCGTCGGCCTGATCAAGGCGATCGACAAGTTCGACCCCTCCCGCGGTGTCGACTTCGCCGGCTACGCGATCCCCACCATCATCGGCGAGCTCAAGCGGCACTTCCGTGACCGCACCTGGGACATCCGGGTCCCCCGCCGCCTGCAGGAGCTGCGGCTCGCGATCTCCGACGCCAACAGCTCGCTGCTCCAGACCCTGGGTCGCTCGCCGACGGTCGCCGACATCGCCGCCCACCTCAACCTCACCGAGGAAGAGGTCCTGGAGGGCCTGGAGGGCGCCCGCGCTTACAACGCGGTCTCCCTGTCCACCCCCACCGGCGACGGCGACCGCGCCACCGAGCTGGGCGACATGCTCGGCGGGGAGGACGCCGAGTTCGAGCTGGCCGAGCTGCGCGTGGCCCTCGGCCCGGCGCTGGCCACGCTCGACGAGCGTGAGCAGAAGATCCTCACCCTGCGGTTCTACGGCAACCTGACGCAGTCGCAGATCGCCGAGCAGATCGGCGTCTCGCAGATGCACGTCTCCCGGCTGCTGGCCCGGGCGCTGACCAAGCTGCGGGGGCAGCTCGACGGCACGTACTAG
- the hrpB gene encoding ATP-dependent helicase HrpB, whose protein sequence is MLSDVHLDLPVRSVLPALVTALRTAGTAVLVAPPGTGKTTLAPLAVADQVDGRVLVAQPRRVAARAAARRMADLLGERVGDRIGYAVRGERRVGPATRVEVVTTGLLVRRLQADPDLPGTGAVLLDECHERHLDADLGLAFAVEARAALRPDLWLLAMSATPRTDRFAALLGAAAGPAPVVRAESALHPVTRIWAPPPRPVTPPGAGPVDRALLDHVAATVRRALAECDGDLLVFLPGAGEIAAVAGRLADLRDAVEILTLHGRQRSAEQDAALRPRPPRSAAAPGSVPDDRRRVVLATAVAETSLTVPGVRVVVDAGLSRVARMDLARGLGALVTVPVSRATATQRAGRAGREAPGYVYRCWSAATHERLPAQPEPEIASADLTGFALDLAAWGQPDGAGLALPDPPPPAAMAVARETLGALGAVDANGRITARGRAIAAAGAHPRLARALLDGADRVGPDRAAEVVALLAEETVTGPGDDLTAAWRRLRTGGDAAATARWRAEVRRLRAALPSDAAAGAGTGRERLPDDLAAGLLVGLAYPERLARARRPGGSSYLMTGGTAADLAPGSGLAGSAWLAVAVADRSPGAPTARVRLATPVDEGTAREAGGALLRTDREVGWSGSDVVAREVVRLGAVELVERPLARPDPAELGAALLTGLRRTGLGLLDWTPGARALRERLAFCRHALGEDWPDVGDQALLDAAPVWLGPELAAARRRADLARVDVAAALRRLLPWERAARLDELAPERLAVPSGSRVRVDYTDPAAPVLAVKLQETFGWQAAPRIGGGRVPVLLHLLSPAGRPVAVTADLASFWRVGYPQVRAELRGRYPRHPWPEDPTTAEPTRRAAPRRR, encoded by the coding sequence GTGCTCTCCGACGTCCACCTGGACCTGCCCGTCCGGTCCGTGCTGCCGGCGCTGGTCACGGCCCTGCGGACGGCCGGCACCGCGGTCCTGGTGGCGCCTCCGGGCACCGGTAAGACGACCCTCGCGCCGCTCGCCGTCGCCGACCAGGTCGACGGGCGGGTGCTGGTCGCCCAGCCGCGACGGGTGGCCGCGCGGGCCGCGGCCCGACGGATGGCGGACCTGCTCGGCGAGCGGGTCGGCGACCGGATCGGGTACGCGGTACGCGGCGAGCGGCGGGTCGGCCCGGCCACCCGGGTCGAGGTGGTGACGACCGGGCTGCTGGTGCGTCGGTTGCAGGCCGACCCGGACCTCCCCGGCACCGGTGCGGTGCTGCTCGACGAGTGCCACGAGCGGCACCTCGACGCCGACCTCGGGCTCGCATTCGCGGTCGAGGCCCGCGCCGCCCTCCGCCCCGACCTGTGGCTGCTGGCCATGTCGGCGACCCCGCGCACGGACCGGTTCGCCGCCCTCCTCGGCGCGGCGGCCGGCCCGGCACCGGTCGTCCGCGCGGAGTCGGCACTGCACCCGGTGACCCGGATCTGGGCGCCACCGCCCCGGCCGGTCACCCCACCGGGCGCCGGGCCGGTGGACCGCGCCCTGCTCGACCACGTGGCGGCCACCGTGCGCCGGGCGCTGGCCGAGTGCGACGGTGACCTGCTGGTCTTCCTGCCCGGCGCGGGCGAGATCGCCGCCGTCGCCGGGCGGCTGGCCGACCTGCGGGACGCCGTGGAGATCCTGACGCTGCACGGCCGCCAGCGCAGCGCCGAGCAGGACGCCGCGCTGCGCCCCCGCCCGCCCCGCTCGGCCGCGGCCCCGGGGTCGGTTCCGGACGACCGCCGTCGGGTGGTGCTGGCGACCGCCGTCGCCGAGACCAGCCTGACGGTGCCGGGAGTCCGGGTGGTGGTGGACGCCGGGTTGAGCCGGGTGGCCCGGATGGACCTGGCGCGCGGTCTCGGCGCCCTGGTCACCGTGCCGGTGTCCCGCGCGACAGCCACCCAGCGGGCCGGTCGCGCCGGCCGCGAGGCACCCGGGTACGTCTACCGCTGCTGGTCGGCCGCGACCCACGAGCGGCTGCCGGCGCAGCCGGAGCCGGAGATCGCCAGCGCCGACCTCACCGGGTTCGCGCTGGACCTGGCCGCCTGGGGGCAGCCGGACGGCGCCGGGCTCGCGCTGCCCGATCCGCCACCGCCCGCGGCGATGGCGGTCGCCCGGGAGACGCTCGGCGCCCTGGGCGCGGTCGACGCGAACGGCCGGATCACCGCGCGGGGCCGGGCGATCGCCGCGGCGGGTGCCCATCCCCGCCTCGCCCGGGCGCTGCTGGACGGCGCGGACCGGGTCGGCCCGGACCGGGCCGCCGAGGTGGTCGCCCTGCTGGCCGAGGAGACCGTGACCGGACCCGGTGACGACCTGACCGCCGCGTGGCGTCGCCTGCGGACGGGAGGCGACGCGGCGGCCACCGCCCGCTGGCGCGCCGAGGTACGCCGGCTGCGCGCCGCCCTGCCGTCGGACGCCGCTGCGGGCGCGGGCACCGGACGGGAGCGGCTCCCGGATGACCTGGCCGCCGGGCTGCTGGTGGGTCTGGCCTACCCGGAGCGGCTGGCCCGGGCCCGGCGTCCGGGCGGTTCGTCGTACCTGATGACCGGTGGCACCGCGGCGGACCTCGCGCCCGGGTCGGGGCTGGCCGGGTCGGCCTGGCTGGCGGTGGCCGTCGCCGACCGCTCCCCCGGCGCGCCGACGGCCCGGGTCCGGCTCGCCACCCCGGTGGACGAGGGGACGGCACGCGAGGCGGGCGGGGCGCTGCTGCGCACGGACCGGGAGGTCGGCTGGTCCGGCTCGGACGTGGTCGCGCGCGAGGTGGTGCGGCTCGGCGCGGTCGAGCTGGTCGAGCGCCCGCTGGCCCGGCCCGACCCGGCGGAGCTCGGTGCCGCGCTGCTGACCGGGCTGCGGCGCACCGGCCTGGGCCTGCTGGACTGGACGCCGGGCGCCCGGGCGCTGCGCGAGCGGCTCGCGTTCTGCCGGCACGCGCTGGGCGAGGACTGGCCGGACGTCGGTGACCAGGCGCTGCTCGACGCCGCGCCGGTCTGGTTGGGGCCGGAGTTGGCGGCCGCGCGGCGCCGCGCGGACCTGGCCCGGGTGGATGTCGCGGCGGCGCTACGCCGGCTGCTGCCGTGGGAGCGGGCGGCCCGGCTCGACGAGCTCGCGCCGGAGCGGCTCGCCGTGCCGAGCGGCTCCCGGGTCCGGGTGGACTACACCGATCCGGCCGCGCCGGTGCTGGCCGTGAAGCTCCAGGAGACGTTCGGCTGGCAGGCGGCGCCGCGGATCGGTGGTGGTCGGGTGCCGGTGCTGCTGCACCTGCTCTCCCCGGCCGGCCGGCCGGTCGCCGTCACCGCCGACCTGGCGTCCTTCTGGCGCGTCGGCTATCCGCAGGTCCGCGCGGAGCTGCGAGGTCGCTACCCCCGCCATCCCTGGCCGGAGGACCCGACCACCGCCGAGCCGACCCGGCGCGCCGCTCCCCGGCGCCGCTGA
- a CDS encoding PP2C family protein-serine/threonine phosphatase translates to MTLKLRSVGTSDRGLIRSGNQDALHAGTWLVAVADGMGGMAAGDLASAIAIEAVAPLDRETPEDALVAALQSGIQEATVRIRRAVSEDPERQGMGTTLTALLFARTGSCLALAHVGDSRAYLYREGVLKQITRDDTFVQMLVDQGVITADQASSHPRRAVVTQALQGDEVSPTYATMVPWAGDRWLLCSDGLSNVVRPDTLAEVLAEYPDQTACARRLIDLALRAGGPDNVTVVVADIVEE, encoded by the coding sequence ATGACCCTGAAGCTGCGTTCCGTGGGAACGAGCGACCGTGGGCTGATCCGCAGCGGAAACCAGGACGCCCTGCACGCCGGCACCTGGCTGGTCGCCGTCGCCGACGGCATGGGCGGCATGGCCGCCGGCGACCTGGCCAGCGCCATCGCGATCGAGGCGGTGGCGCCGCTGGACCGGGAGACACCGGAGGACGCCCTGGTCGCCGCGTTGCAGAGCGGCATCCAGGAGGCCACCGTGCGGATCCGGCGGGCGGTCAGCGAGGACCCCGAGCGGCAGGGCATGGGCACCACACTCACCGCCCTGCTCTTCGCCCGGACCGGCAGCTGCCTGGCCCTCGCCCACGTCGGTGACTCCCGCGCGTACCTCTACCGGGAGGGCGTGCTCAAACAGATCACCCGGGACGACACCTTCGTGCAGATGCTCGTCGACCAGGGCGTCATCACCGCCGACCAGGCCAGCAGCCACCCCCGCCGCGCCGTCGTCACCCAGGCGCTGCAGGGCGACGAGGTCTCCCCGACGTACGCGACGATGGTGCCCTGGGCCGGCGACCGCTGGCTGCTGTGCAGCGACGGCCTCTCCAACGTGGTCCGCCCCGACACCCTCGCCGAGGTGCTGGCCGAATACCCCGACCAGACCGCGTGCGCCCGCCGGCTCATCGACCTGGCGCTACGCGCCGGCGGCCCGGACAACGTGACGGTGGTCGTCGCCGACATCGTGGAGGAGTGA